One Xiphophorus maculatus strain JP 163 A chromosome 15, X_maculatus-5.0-male, whole genome shotgun sequence genomic window, AAGTCTTTAGATTCTAAAGGAGTAACCGCGCTAATCAAGACCAAAGAGAAATCATTTTCTGACTaataactaaaactaaacattttgatttcatGTGTAgatatgaaatgtgttttttgtttttgtggtatTGTGAAGAGGAAGGTTGGTGTTTGCTCAGCACACACACCAACCATCACAAGCTGTTGAAGCTCATATTGACACATTCTGTCAATTTCCCCACCCCTGGGGTCTGCTACCTTTACTGTCAAAATAACTTTCAATAGAAAAGGACGTGACTTTTAAAGAATCTCACCTGAATAGTGCGTGATCTCTTTTCATATGTACTAATTTATCTAATCATTGTGGTTCTGTGTTATTGTTGTTGCCTGCTTCATACGGCATCCAAACTAACTCATGTAACTTATATGTCCAACAAACCAGGAGTTTGATATGCAGTCTGTTAAAAGTACATGTTTTAAGGTCAGAAATAGTTTGATGTTTTGGAATGTTAATTTACGTTGAAGAAAAATctatcataaaaacattagGAGTGAGATTTAAACTCTAGCCATTTGCTTATTCTGTATACCAGGTTTGGCTTTGATGTCCCAGTGTTTCTTCTGAGCCATGAGGATTCAGAGTCCACAGTGTCGACTCCTGAGAAACTAATGGTTCAGGAGACCAATCCGTTTTCTCTAGCACTGGGATCTGGGTCAGCATGTGTCAGTGGTGAGTGATAAAATGTAATCAGGTAAGATAATGGAAGCTTTGGATCGCACATGTGAGAGAATGTACTAAACCGTTGTAAGAATTACAAAACACTTCTCCTTAACCCCTTCTGTTAACTTTAGCAGAAGGGGTTAAAGTTAACAGAAGATTTACGTGTAACATGTTTGCGTGTTACTGTTACACATCTCAGGTGTGTTAAATCTGTTatctaatattaaaataaacatgaaccTGAATTGCAAGTATATAGctacattaatttatttgaacaaaaacactCCAAGCAAATTAGAAATAAAGCATTTCATGTCAGTAAACATATAAACGCTCTCAGTTAAAAATCAGTGTTGAACAGTTAATACTGTtgttaaaggaagatttggtaaaattttgatggaccaaaaagcaaaacttgaCCTTTGCTTAGTAGCCCGTTTCTTAAAGAGTCTATTATTTGTTACAGAATTTCACCCCCCTctcatttttatgaatattttattctgtcttttcAGTGGACAGAACTGAAGATTCACCCTTTAAAGTAGTCAGTGTACAGCTAGTATAACAGTCCCCTCAAAATAACACACAGCCATTAATATCTAATCCACTGGTAACAAAAGTGAGGACACGCTAAAGTGTACTCAAAAGTAGCTAATAAATTGTTGTATGAGCCATTTCCCCTCCCCTCTGGTGTTATGTTTACATGTTACTGTTACACATGTCAGGTGTGTTAAATCTGTTATCACTCTCACAGTCTCTTATAATGTTTACTGGAAGTTTAGCATGATTAGCATGGCAGCTCACAGCAAACAAGTCTCTGAGGTTCTGAACAAAAGAACTGTTGCCAGAGAAAGCccaaacatgcaaactccaaaaaGCAGAGTTTGAGATTCTAACCCAGGAGCATGTGGCTGCACGGCGACAGTGCCACCAACTGCAGCCCTGTTCCAGCACACAAAGAGACTGCTAATTCTCCATGAAGAAGTGTTTTGGACGAGAGGTGAGATGTTTTCAAGAAGCAGGATAAGAGGTCTAGTTGCCTTCTACATCAGCACTATTGACTGAGGAGCTACACCAGAGAGAAGCTCCAGAAAACGATAAATCAACAGTTCTGTATTCTTCCTTCAGATGTTCCTGGTATTTGTACAGTATGTCCAGGGATCCATTTCCCCTAACCACAGCATCCACTCCTTTGTAGATGGTGTATCACTGAAACCTTGCTGCTTGGAGCCTTGTGTACTGAGCTGTTTCTGGGGCTGTGAAGTCGGAGCTCTGCAGGAGGCGCTGCGCACCCATCAACAAAACCTGAGGCTCACAAGTCCTCAACACTTCCTTGAAGCGCTGCACCATCACTTCCACTACCATCAAACTTTCTAGTATCCTTTTTATTGCAAGCAAAGAACCTAATCTGAGAAAGTTTTTATTATGGAACCCAGTAGTGGGTAATTAGACGGTGGGGGAACTATGGCATGGATTGAATGGCAGCCTTCTGCAACATAGCTTATCCCCGTCAGAGTAAATGTGTGTATGGATGGGTGAATGAAAGATTGTGTAAAGTGCTTAAATTGATTGTGCTTCATGGTAGATGTCTCAGATTCAATTTAGTCCATTTCTATCcctattttataaaaattgtcAGCAATTTTTCATCGCAGTAACAAGTCAGTCTGAGTGCGAAGTGACCTGCATGTAAACGTGGAACAGTCAGACTTGTGATGTATGATGTGGTTTGATTCCGagctttatttgtaaaattaataatGTGCAGTTACACTCTGAAAAGTCAGTGAAAAGTAACTTACTTGGACTTTATTCTGTGCGTTAGATACCAATTATTTGATCACACTGACTGAGACAATGAGACGGGTACCACTTTGACTTCATCCTGCCAGTATCCGCAGCGAAGACGAAAAGGAATGTCACACCTGCATCCCTGCTGACCAGAGGATTCCAGATTTTGGGCCGTTGCCAAGGAAACACTATCCTCTCGTGGCTGTCCTGACTCTGGCAGAAACTGAGGCCAGATATCTATACAATATTGTTAGTTCttttcattacaatttaaaatggaATGTGCAACACTGTAAAAGAGCCTCAGTAAAGATTGGCATGTGCATAATTAGCACTCATAATTTCTTCTGACAGCGAACTGCTCTGTTCTCTTCCAGGTGGCAAATGTAATCGTTATTCATGTTCCTGATGGGAAATACAATCTTTCTGCACGGATTCTCTTCCAGTATCTTCTTACCTCACAAGGATACATGCATGAATTAAAAGTATGTCAAATTTATCTTTAAGGACATTTTCCTAATTTCCTTGACATTGAAACAAGTTACATAACAGATGTGGTTACTGACACCCCACAGTGGTCACTGAAATAActgataaaaataatcataaatatactttttgtgaaaatgaCCCAATGAAAATCAGACATGTCTTTCAAAATGTGGTTCAATAGAATcactataaaaacaaacttatgaAAACAGACCTGAACAAAATGATGGTACctaaaacttaatattttgttgcaaaaccTTTAGAGATCACTGCAGTCAGACAGTTGCTGCCCTTGAGACTTCAGCACCTGTCCATAGGTTTGCTGGTCCTTCTACAGATGTTTAGGATTATTCTTTTGGAAGACCCTCAACCTGCAACTGAGACCAGGCTTCCTGACTCCAGGCTGCATGTTTCTCTCCAGGGTGACTTTGTCTTGATATTTCATCTTACTTCAAGACTTCAAGGCATCCTGAGCCACATGCAGGACAGCAGCCCCAGAGCATAACTGAACCTGTTTAGCTCCCCACTTATTACCGTCAGAGAACAGCTTCTGTCAGTATAAGCAAGTTAATAGAATAAGAACCTTAGTTTGAATATGCATTCTTCCATTTACCTTTAACTTGCTGCTGGTAAAGCTGGACATTCCCACTGTAGTTCATTAAAAAGTATTCCTATGATATTCTTATATCCATATATCCTTTAGTCAGTCATGCAATCATTTTCCATGTTAACTGCTTCTTCAGTGTGTGCGTTCATTTGTCTGTCAATTTGATGTTGATACAACAAAATTTTACTACTATGGGAAAGGAAAAGAATCAGTTacaatgtattaaaattaatggtttcaaaacaaacatgtacagTAAATGTATTTATCAGCAGCCCTGTgttatttctttctgttatgtttaaatattttctgtagtGATCAACAGAAGCAGGGAATGTtgaactggtttgttttgttgctttgttatTTACTAGTTTttattgagagaaaaaaagaaagtaattgtACAAATTACAACACAGTACATCAGAATAAATAATGTTGGTTCAGTTATGTGAGCTGCTCCGTGCCTGTCTGGGCTCTAACTGGGTTCTCTCTGTGATTGCAGCCACTCTTTATGTCGGCTGAAGGTTCTGGGCAGCTGGCTGGAGAACAGATGGAGGGAAGTCCTGACCGAAGGGAGAGCGACTGGTCAGAGGAGACGGGTAGAAACTGTGTGGTATGTCAGAATGCAGCGGTCAACAGGGTGCTGCTGCCGTGCCGACACGCCTGCGTCTGTGACAGTTGCATGTTGCACTTTCAACACTGTCCAATTTGCAGAGCCTTTGTCCTGGAGTCATTTGCACTTAGACCAACATtacaaatataatataatttatgtCATATAGACGATGCATTACAAACAAGATTGCTTATATTCACCTTTACATGGCGTTAAAGATCCTGTACTTACACACAAAGTACTTAGCGTTGCTTCCAAACTGCCTTTATTTCTGCTTGTATTAATACCTTCTAATAATCTGGTTTCATAGAACTAATGTCAAAATGTCAGATATtatccaagtattttttgtttgttggtttgttggtttttgtgactttcagaaaatgaaactcatgtatttaattttattacagaTACATAGAATGAAATATCTTAAACTCTGCAAATTAATGCTCATCATTGAATTATTTGATTCAGGCTTGTTAAATTAGAGACAACTACAAAAATGCATGACCTTGGTCTAAATGCACTGAAaagaaactattaaaaataacCTAAACCTAAAGGATCCGTAAGAAGAGCGGTCCTCTGATAAACTGTTTTACAGTCAACCTAACAGTCAAACACAAGATATTGAGAGGACACAAtaatagaggaaaaaaagaatttccaCATAATTATTCctttaaatcagtaaaatggAAGTGATCTCCAAAAGCTCCACTGGCTGGCaatttatttaacaagaaaGTGAGTGAGCAGGTAGTTTCAGAACACCAAGCATCATCTAACAACAGATATCAGAATCCATGGGCCACATGCAGCAAAATGTTCAGCTGCTTAAACCAGATAACATCACAGTCAGTATTTTAGCCTTTGGATTACCATAAAGAAATTCTGCCAATAAATATATTACCTTTATGAAACGTTACTAttacagagaaaaataacaatcaTTCTGATTGACTGAATGCTCTTTTCCTCAACACAATCACCAGATCTTTCAAAATTTGATTTAGGTGCTAGGAAATATTTGGGAGTCTCTACGGTGATACGGGGGGGAAATTTTTAAATTGCGTTCCTTCGCAAAAGTATTGCATTCCCTCACAATAAACTTGCAAATACACCCTGGTCCATTTTGTATACAGTCACATTGATACAGTGTAACCAGGGGTTTGACTTGTTTTGCTTCTGCATTCTGCGCCTGAGTTTATGGAATATTtagccaaaagaaaaagatgtacAACTTTAGATTACTCACAAATGAGATATTAACATTTCTTACATGAAAGAATTCAAGATGCCGCATGAACTGACTTCTAAATACATTATTGTGTGGAATGCAATACTTTTGTGAggaaacgcaaaagaaaaaaaaatccccaatgCGCCTTAAGGCGCGCCGTAAAATATTACGCCTGAAATTAGAGATAAAAATTTGACCTGGAATGAAGCCTAACTGGGTTTGTTCCAGGTTAGTTGTTGGTCAATAAATGTCTTAAGCTTATTAGACAGAAATGTGGACAGTATTTCTGATAAATGTTGTATCCCTCAGCTTCTTCAAGGTCATTTCcttattttacagtatttatgaCAGAATGATAAACTGTTTCAGGAAGATAACTTTCTCTACAAGTCTagaaccctaccctaacccaagaacatttctgaatatttttgagaaGACTAACCAAGCCAGGAGCCTTAAATACCTTTAATATGTTGCTTGTCATTTACCTTTTGTTGTGTAATGTCTTTATTCAGAAATGTAGAGTCTTCCTGTGGAAGGACTGAGAAGTAATAATGAGTTTTTGCAACTCACAAGCTCCTGTCTTAATTTTTGAAGAATAAAGACctttataaaagttttttcatttcttgaaCTGAATAGAGAGCATTGAATGGTCACCACTACGACAGTTAATGTGCCAGAACTCATCCTCCTCAGCTCATCACCTTGTACACAGAGCTGAATGGCAATGAAGActctggaaaagtaaaaaacaaacatga contains:
- the cgrrf1 gene encoding cell growth regulator with RING finger domain protein 1, whose protein sequence is MATILLVTLYEYSPLFYIAVVSLCFVVTAAIVLGWFGFDVPVFLLSHEDSESTVSTPEKLMVQETNPFSLALGSGSACVSDGVSLKPCCLEPCVLSCFWGCEVGALQEALRTHQQNLRLTSPQHFLEALHHHFHYHQTFYIRSEDEKECHTCIPADQRIPDFGPLPRKHYPLVAVLTLAETEARYLYNIVANVIVIHVPDGKYNLSARILFQYLLTSQGYMHELKPLFMSAEGSGQLAGEQMEGSPDRRESDWSEETGRNCVDPSRDGVGDIVLSPTTCSGSRGALEPAVLMNLSNSLSAVEKLLLQHNTSWLNQRQN